The genomic segment ACACAATGCCCATTTCTACATGtacaccactgatgcacagctcTACCTTACTACCACCACCCAACTGTCTCAAATGTGTCATCAATTGTCCAACATCAAATACTGGATGAGCAaagatttcctccaactaaatactgGAAAGACGAAAGACATTGTCTTCAGTCTCTGCCACAGACCCCATCCCCTTGCCACCAATTCCGCCTCCCTGGCCACAATCTAAGGCAGAACCAGAGTGTCATAACCTCAGTTTCACCTTTGACCCCAGGCCTATGCTTCCAAACACCCATCTTCACcttcactaagaccacctatttccacttccaTAACTTTGTCCGATtccagcttatctgctgctgaaaacattatccatgcctttgttacctctggacttgactattttAAACACATTCCTGGTTGGTGCCCCATGTTCTACTCAACATAAACTTGAAGGcaaccaaaattctgctgcccatgtcctaatttGTACCatgtcccattcatccatcacccctttgCTCAATGGCCTATATTGATTCCTAGACAAGCAACaccttaaattttaaaattctcatcctcattttcacaTCTCCCTTCCTCTGTGCCCTGGCTCCTCCCTTTCTCTAcaatctcttccagccctataaccctcgGAGATATCTATACTCATCCAATTTTGGCCTGTTGTCCATCtcagattttaattgctccaccattagtaGTTTGTCTTCAGCTGCCCAGGCTATAAACTCTCAAATTCCCTCCCAAATCCTCTTGTTTTTCTTCCCCCCTTTAAATCTTCTAGTCATTTccccaaatatctccttatgtggcttggagtTATATCTTGTTTCATAATACCAATGAAGttctttgggacattttattatttaaaaaaggtgCTATAAAAGTTGTTATTGTTGATGGTCTATGCAATAAGTGAAAAGTAATTTGCTTAAGTGAGGTGATACTTTAAAAATTATTCCTAGTCACTGCTGTTAGTTTAACTTACTAAAAATAAGCGAGCAGCACTGATTGTCAGAATAAAACTGTTGAAATCTGGAACTCAAATTTACACGTTCATTAAGTGTAGCATAATATCACTCACCAGTAGTGGCTGTCTACCAGGAATATGATTGTACTGTTCGGATTTTTAACCTGGCTGTCACTTAAAGGTCAATGCTTAAGTACTCCCTATAGAAATCCAGATAAATTTTAGGTGCTTGCTAATTTTAATCAATTTCAGGTTCCAGGATAAAATGCCTACCACTAATAATTTTTACCTTTAACAAGTGTGATGATACATGCTAGACTCATGTAGTTCATACTTGTTTAAAACTTTGATTTTCTACATTGAAGGTTGCAGTTACTATGGAAAAAAGGCAAATGAAAGGGTTTGGAATATAATTTTTAAGTGCTCTCACAAATGTACACATCTCAAAGTTTGCACTTTACCAAAAATAAAGCAAATAGCATTGTTCATGTTTTCCTCAATATCAGATATGATCAGTAATTCATTGCATGAAACTTGACTCTGCATCCTATCATTTCGTACCTCAATAAAAACTAGAGCGACAACTACagcttttccttttttaaagaaGTACCCAGTGAGTAACAACTTATTCCAACTGCTTAAATATTACAAACATGTTCTAGAGTACTTTAACAGGAAATTATTTCCTTTGTAATCAATTTTGTCTTGAAAATTATAGAAAACCAATGAGGACACTTTACTTCTTTACTACTGAATTTGTAAGAATTATGTAGTCAATAGAAGTAATTGTTTTGAATGAATCAACTGAAATAGTGGATTGCATACAGGAATAAGGCACATTTACAAGTTTGCCTTCCCAATAGCATAGCAGTGAACAGTTAAATCATCAGCTTGGTTCAACTGGTTGTATTCTCACCTATAAAtcaaaaggttgtggattcaaaccTCGCACCAGTATTCACACAATAAGTAGTCAAGATTGAAGCAGCTGGATGATTAGAGGTgccatccttcagatgagacGATAAACTGAAACTCTAAATCAACTTTTATGTAAATGTTAAGGTTCATTGGATTATTTACACAAAATTATGAAGTTCATGATGCCCTTGTCAATATTCATCTCTGAAACGCTACCAAAATAGATTAACCAGTCCTTTGTTTCATTGCTTTCTGTGGGTATCTTGCTGTGTTTAAATTGGTCTTCTGTGCATGCATACAGAACAGCAACGATTTTAAAGCAATTTATATTAAGCAAATCAATTTAAGATGTTTCTCAGACATAGTTCTATAAAATTAATTGTACTTTATTAAGCTATCGAGGAAACATTACCTTTTTACATTACTTGAAGTCACTTTCTTGGGCTGAGGCCTATTTTGGATTGCTGAAGCACTTACACTGGAATTCAGATGCTTAGTTGAAGTAACtaaaagaaacagaaaagcaATCAACAATAAGATATTGTAAAATGACTAGCACAAGTACAGACAGCAACAGAAACAACAGTATTTTCTCTTCTCAGAGTTCATGATGCTCATTGTGCCGTAGCATATACACTGTTTTAGCATTTATTTTAATACACCATTTTCACCTAAAAGTTCATCCAGAAGTTGAGGAAATCCTTTACAACAATAGCTTACAATTTCTGCCTCACTATATATTGCAACATACTATGCCACTAGATAAACTTACCCAATTCAATGTTGAAATTGTTTTGTGAGGAAATTGTAGAAATTGCTCAAAAATAAAAATTACCTGTAGTTTTGAGttgcctttctgatccatttcctTTAAGCACAGCTGAACTGGCCTTTTCACTTTTGCTACCTGTGCGAATAGATGAGACAGATCCAGGTCTCAAACGATTTCCAGGAGTAATCAGCTTGCTTGGTGGTTGTATTCGACTGCTGATCTCTGTGCTGGTAGCTCTGTTAGCACTTGGAAGTGGCTTCATGTTTGTGTCAGCGGAGAGTTTAAAAGAGATTGATGAACTAGGCAATTTGCTCTCTGATATCATTGGTGCTTTTTCTTTACCTTGTTTGTTGTGAAGCACAGTTCTCTTTCCAGGGGGATTTACCGAGTTGTTTAATGATGTACCTtttacaaaaataaaagccatTACATTTTCCTCCTTCCTCCATTTGCCTGGGTGCAAATCACACATCAGACATTTACAATTTAATTCAGTATTAAAGCCTTTTTTGTTACCATACAAGACAAGTTACTGCAAAATCAAGACAACCAGAAACAACCAATATACAAATGGCAGCAATGAATGAAATTACACTAGCTTGACTGAATAGTGTAAACACTTTTTTGGGGTGTGCTTAAACACTAAAATGTTGATATGAATAATTAACTATTTCTCAAGCACAATAACATAGGGTTAATCGCTTTTTCTGTACATATAACGTACCGCTTCATGTACCTACTTTTGGTTTGCTTTAGATTCCCTGTTGAGGACAAGGGTGCAAGCAGCGAATCCTTTTTAGGATACTGGTAGGGTTTGGATGGAGATATTGAATGCATGTTTCCTTTCCTGTTAAAACCAGATGGAAGTTTCAAACCAGATGGTCTGGAAAGCACTGACTGCTACaaacaaaagagaaaaataatttaaGTGTGTTTATGAATACAGAGGGGAAAGAAGTGGGAACATTTGCTTAGTTTTCCAGCAGTGAATTGATATTGTGGTTAAATGACTAAGACAGCAGGAACGAGTGCTATTAGAACATTTAGTTGGTAGTAGCTAGCTTGCTATTATGGGAAATTAATTCAAGTGCAAACTATTTTCCTGTTGCAAGGCACAGCATGATTTAGTTAAAAGATTTAGCAATATTAGTGGTTATTACTTTAGCAATTCTACCATTATTAAGTGCATAAATAGTATTTCTATATCTAATTTAAGCTCAAAACTAAGTGAAATATAGCACCTTCTTAACAGCAGCTTGCTTGCTTTCTGTAGATAGGTTACCTTCCTTTGTTTGTATTGGTTTGTCAGTGATTATTCGTTCAGACTCACTGGTCAACTCTGTTCTGCAGTTGGCTGTTTGAGGTTCATTAGGATGTGCTTGTCCACTGTTAGTGATTGGACTGTTTTCATTTATAACCTGAAGATTCACAGAAGGAAGAAGTGCTTTATTTGGGCTATCCAACACAAAAAACGTATCTCTTCTTGGACTTCGAGGGCTTTTTTTACATGTTCTTTCATCTTGTAGAAGTCTGCTTTTGGCCTTGGATTCTTTTTCCAATTTTAATCGGTCACTGCCACttttgccctctctcccctgtattTTTGCATTTTCCTTTTCCTTCAAAGCACATTTTTCAAATTGATTTGCCAGACGATTTGCTTCCTTCACTATTTCTACCAGTTTTTCTGCACTTAGGGGACTCCACTTCAGCACACTTTCATTTGTTTTCTGGTTTCCATTATTACTGTTCACATCGATTCCCATAGCAACACACCTCTCAGAGTGTCTGACTGGGCCAATGAAGACTTCTTCAGGGTCATTTTCAAGCAATGATTCTTGGCTGTACAAGCAGAAAAATTTGAACTGAATACAAGTTAAAACAGGATAATTTACTTGCTCAATAATTGAAGAATTGTCCAACCCCATGATCTAAAAACCCTATGATCCTTTAAGGGGAAAAATACATTTGAAAGAAGGTGAGCTTACAACAGGAATaacagaataaaaagaaaaatatgcAAGTGTTAgaaatctcaaacaaaaacaagtTACAacaaatcaggcagcatctgaaaggagaagacatgttaatgtttcaggtccgcAATGGCAAAGAAAGgatacctgaaacattaactatagTCAGTTCTTCATGAAAGGAAAGGAAAGTAGGAGAACACAGAAAACATAAGCACACCTTCCACAGCACTGCTCAGTGCCAGAAGAGTATAGTAGGGCAAGTGTGGCACTTACAGAAAATGCAAGCTATGTAGGCAAAACTTGCAACTCCAAACTAAAAAATCTTGACCTTCTGATTTGATTTGGTTTAGATAATGGCAATTAGAACATGGTCCAAAAACTTATTCCTGAAGTACTATAAATATACTTGAAAACCACAAACAATTTCTTGCCCCTTTAACAACACTTCTTGACAAAGCCCATCTTACCTTTCAGTTGGGAAATTAATTCCAAAATCAAACGTTTCTTCAGTTATAAAGTTAACATCTAGCAGGAAaagaaaatgtttaattttgttttgaattacTTCACAAATATTACAATATTTTAAAACATTGGAGTTTTAGGATTTACATAACAGTTTACACTTTCAAAGTAATTCACTGCATGAAGCATTTTGACATTTCATTACGAAAATACACTAAACAACTTATTGCATCAAACTCAAAGAACAAGTGTGCAAGCGAGCTTACATTTATAAGTCTTTGACATCCTTAAGGCAGTTTGCAAACCAAGGTTTAAAATGACGTTGTTCATGTTATGTAGGTAATCAACATATCCAGTAGTACAGAGCAAGGTTCCAAAGAAACCAAAGAAATGAATAGACCAGATAAATCAGTTATTTGTGGTGAGAGGTGAAGAGAGGAATAAGCGCACCAGTAATTCCCTGCATTTCCAATGATGTCATGACATAGATTTCTCAATGTCCAAATAAACAGGCACACTGgtgctcagtttaatgtctcattgaaAGACACCACCAATTCAGTGCTCCATTAGTTCTGCACTAAAGTAGTAGCCTGTATTACATAATTAAATCACGTGGGACTTAATCCACAatcttctgcctcagaaggtgaaaTTACAAACAGCTAAGCTAAATTCACACTCAAAACAGGAAGCAGAAGATAACCcagttttgtttattcattcttaggatatgggtgttgctgacaaGACCAGTATTCATTACCCATTCTCAGTTGCCCTTAGGAAGGTGATGAAAGGtcacctttttgaactgctgcagtccacatggtgaagATAATCCAAGAACACTGCTAGGTAGGCAATCCATAGATTCTTCAGTGCATTTTGAATAATTATAT from the Carcharodon carcharias isolate sCarCar2 chromosome 9, sCarCar2.pri, whole genome shotgun sequence genome contains:
- the LOC121282395 gene encoding G2 and S phase-expressed protein 1-like is translated as MRQKEKDSKDIINKTNLLITIVEISECNNNLHPYRTFNIVSENPNPCITDPRTESLRCVDIVVVCKKDVNRILPRSKTSVNVGHPDQPEERFRITWVRFECGPAPFPAGGGKSTRLALGERGGEDQVVNEYKASEEAAKAFIELTGNSLKTRMDLPTDDDVNFITEETFDFGINFPTESQESLLENDPEEVFIGPVRHSERCVAMGIDVNSNNGNQKTNESVLKWSPLSAEKLVEIVKEANRLANQFEKCALKEKENAKIQGREGKSGSDRLKLEKESKAKSRLLQDERTCKKSPRSPRRDTFFVLDSPNKALLPSVNLQVINENSPITNSGQAHPNEPQTANCRTELTSESERIITDKPIQTKEGNLSTESKQAAVKKQSVLSRPSGLKLPSGFNRKGNMHSISPSKPYQYPKKDSLLAPLSSTGNLKQTKSTSLNNSVNPPGKRTVLHNKQGKEKAPMISESKLPSSSISFKLSADTNMKPLPSANRATSTEISSRIQPPSKLITPGNRLRPGSVSSIRTGSKSEKASSAVLKGNGSERQLKTTVTSTKHLNSSVSASAIQNRPQPKKVTSSNVKR